Proteins encoded within one genomic window of Bacteroides sedimenti:
- the ruvB gene encoding Holliday junction branch migration DNA helicase RuvB: protein MEENFNIREHQLTNKERDYENALRPLSFESFSGQDKVVENLRIFVKAARLRGEALDHVLLHGPPGLGKTTLSNIIANELGVGFKITSGPVLDKPGDLAGVLTSLEPNDVLFIDEIHRLSPVVEEYLYSAMEDYRIDIMIDKGPSARSIQIDLSPFTLVGATTRSGLLTAPLRARFGINLHLEYYDNDVLSGIISRSAGILDVPCSSHAAGEIASRSRGTPRIANALLRRVRDFAQVKGTGSIDTEIADYALEALNIDKYGLDEIDNKILCTIIDKFKGGPVGITTIATALGEDPGTIEEVYEPFLIKEGFLKRTPRGREVTELAYKHLGRSLYSREQTLF, encoded by the coding sequence ATGGAAGAGAATTTTAATATACGTGAGCATCAGCTGACCAATAAAGAGAGGGATTACGAGAACGCGTTGCGGCCATTGAGCTTTGAAAGTTTCAGCGGTCAGGACAAGGTGGTGGAGAATCTCCGTATCTTTGTGAAAGCCGCCCGCTTGAGGGGGGAGGCGCTGGATCATGTTTTGCTTCACGGACCTCCGGGATTGGGAAAGACTACACTTTCCAACATCATTGCCAATGAACTGGGGGTTGGATTCAAGATTACTTCCGGTCCGGTGCTCGATAAACCGGGAGATTTGGCCGGGGTGCTGACCAGTCTTGAACCAAATGATGTCCTTTTCATCGATGAGATTCACCGTCTCTCGCCAGTAGTGGAAGAGTATCTATACTCCGCAATGGAGGATTACCGCATTGATATCATGATTGATAAAGGGCCTTCCGCACGAAGCATCCAGATTGATTTAAGCCCGTTTACGTTAGTTGGTGCAACCACTCGCAGTGGTTTGCTGACAGCCCCTTTGCGTGCCCGTTTTGGAATTAATCTGCATCTGGAATATTACGATAACGATGTGCTTAGCGGTATAATCAGCCGTTCGGCCGGTATTCTAGATGTTCCTTGTTCTTCTCATGCAGCCGGAGAGATTGCCTCGCGCAGCCGCGGAACCCCCCGTATTGCCAATGCTTTGTTGAGAAGAGTCCGTGATTTTGCCCAGGTGAAAGGCACAGGTTCTATCGATACCGAGATAGCCGATTATGCCTTAGAGGCTCTGAATATAGATAAATACGGCCTTGATGAAATTGACAACAAGATACTTTGCACCATTATCGATAAATTCAAAGGAGGTCCGGTGGGAATAACCACAATTGCCACAGCATTGGGCGAAGACCCGGGTACTATCGAAGAGGTTTATGAGCCGTTCCTAATTAAAGAAGGCTTTTTAAAACGCACTCCTCGTGGTCGCGAAGTCACCGAATTGGCTTATAAACATCTAGGCAGGAGCTTGTACAGCAGAGAACAGACACTCTTTTAG
- a CDS encoding lipopolysaccharide biosynthesis protein — MAGLKSLAKDTAIYGVSSIVGRFLNYLLVPLYTVKLSAASGGYGVITNMYSITALLLVVLTYGMETGFFRFVNKQEENPSVVYSTTLISVGGSSLIFTLLSLLFLVPISNFLGYGQNPEFVAMMAIVVALDSFQCVPFAYLRYKKRPIKFAAMKFLFIIPNILLNLFFYVCCPWLLVHFPATVSWFYDPNYGVGYAFVANLICTVIQQFAFVKELTGFKYVFNKVLWKKMMIYCFPILILGIAGILNQVVDKIIFPFLFEDQTKANVQLGIYGAASKVAMVMTMFTQAFRYAYEPFVFGKNREEGNKKLYADAMKYFIIFSLIAFLGVMLYLDVFRYIIARGYWSGLDVVWIVMVAAILNGIYFNLSFWYKLIDKTIWGAYFSGIGCFMIILLNVIWVPKYGYIACAWASLIGYAIVTILSYIIGQKKYPIKYDLKGIGKYVLLTAVLYIASEYIKIDNILLRLLFRTVLFSIFMAYTVKKDFPLKNIPLVNRFVKK, encoded by the coding sequence ATGGCCGGATTAAAATCATTGGCAAAAGATACTGCAATCTACGGAGTGAGCAGTATCGTGGGTCGTTTTTTGAATTATTTATTAGTTCCGCTCTATACGGTAAAACTCTCTGCAGCCTCTGGTGGCTATGGGGTAATTACGAACATGTATTCCATCACGGCCCTTTTGCTTGTGGTGCTCACCTATGGCATGGAAACCGGTTTTTTCCGTTTTGTTAATAAGCAGGAAGAGAATCCTTCGGTGGTATATTCCACCACACTGATTTCGGTAGGAGGGAGCTCTTTGATTTTTACGCTGCTTAGTCTACTCTTCCTGGTGCCAATTTCCAATTTCCTGGGTTACGGACAGAATCCGGAGTTTGTCGCCATGATGGCTATTGTTGTAGCACTCGATTCCTTTCAGTGCGTTCCGTTTGCCTATCTGCGTTACAAAAAACGCCCTATCAAATTTGCCGCGATGAAGTTTCTCTTCATCATTCCCAATATCCTTCTCAATCTCTTTTTCTACGTATGCTGCCCATGGCTGTTGGTGCACTTCCCTGCCACCGTTTCTTGGTTCTATGACCCCAATTACGGTGTAGGTTATGCATTTGTTGCCAACCTGATTTGTACCGTGATTCAGCAGTTTGCTTTCGTTAAGGAGCTCACCGGCTTTAAATACGTATTCAATAAAGTGTTGTGGAAGAAGATGATGATTTACTGTTTCCCGATACTTATTCTTGGAATCGCCGGAATCCTGAATCAGGTGGTCGATAAAATCATTTTCCCTTTTCTTTTCGAAGACCAGACAAAAGCCAATGTACAGTTGGGTATCTACGGAGCTGCCAGTAAGGTGGCTATGGTGATGACGATGTTTACACAGGCCTTCCGCTATGCATACGAGCCCTTTGTTTTCGGTAAGAACAGGGAAGAGGGCAACAAGAAACTGTATGCCGATGCCATGAAATACTTCATCATCTTTTCGCTGATAGCTTTTCTGGGTGTGATGCTGTATCTGGATGTATTCCGGTATATTATTGCCCGTGGCTACTGGAGCGGACTGGATGTGGTATGGATTGTGATGGTGGCGGCTATTCTCAACGGCATCTATTTCAACCTCTCATTCTGGTATAAACTCATTGATAAGACCATCTGGGGAGCCTATTTCTCAGGGATAGGCTGTTTCATGATTATCCTTCTCAATGTAATCTGGGTGCCAAAATACGGCTACATAGCCTGTGCCTGGGCAAGTCTTATCGGCTATGCCATAGTAACAATCCTCTCGTACATTATCGGTCAGAAGAAATATCCAATTAAGTACGACCTGAAAGGCATTGGAAAATATGTTTTACTCACAGCGGTGCTTTACATTGCTTCTGAATACATAAAAATAGACAACATTTTATTACGTTTATTATTCAGAACTGTTTTATTTTCTATCTTTATGGCGTATACCGTTAAAAAAGATTTTCCATTGAAGAATATCCCCCTGGTGAATCGATTCGTTAAGAAATAA